From a single Bacillus pseudomycoides DSM 12442 genomic region:
- a CDS encoding NAD(P)-dependent alcohol dehydrogenase has product MKVIVYTNYGPPDVLQLKEVEKPVPKQNEILVKIKATTVTAGDIRSRSFTVPPSVWLPARITLGFSQPKRKILGMELAGEVESVGKDVKRFKEGDQVFAATQVGFGSYAEYICLPEDGAVSIKPSNITYEEAAAIPIGARTALFFLRKANVQSGQSVLVYGASGSVGSYAVQISKYFGAKVTGVCSNTNVELVKSLGADQVIDYTAKDFSTTDETYDVIFEAVNKSTFSDCIKLLKKDGTYINVVEPLPSVRMLWTKLTSSKKLILGQNAPETSEALDFLKELVETGRIKAVIDRYYSFEEIVEAHRYVEQGHKKGNVVINVEHNNKS; this is encoded by the coding sequence ATGAAAGTAATTGTGTACACAAATTACGGTCCCCCCGACGTTCTTCAACTGAAAGAGGTAGAGAAACCTGTTCCTAAGCAAAATGAAATACTGGTCAAAATAAAAGCAACAACCGTAACAGCAGGAGATATTCGATCACGGAGTTTTACGGTTCCTCCTTCTGTTTGGTTACCAGCTCGAATCACACTTGGTTTTAGCCAACCTAAAAGAAAAATATTAGGAATGGAGTTAGCTGGAGAAGTTGAGTCAGTAGGGAAAGATGTCAAGCGGTTTAAGGAAGGAGACCAGGTTTTTGCGGCTACCCAAGTGGGTTTTGGTTCTTATGCCGAGTATATTTGTTTGCCTGAAGATGGAGCAGTATCTATTAAACCTTCTAATATAACCTATGAGGAAGCCGCTGCCATTCCAATTGGGGCACGTACAGCCTTGTTTTTTCTTAGAAAAGCTAACGTTCAGAGCGGTCAAAGTGTTCTTGTCTATGGAGCTTCTGGAAGTGTAGGAAGTTATGCGGTACAGATTTCTAAGTATTTCGGAGCAAAAGTTACAGGGGTGTGCAGTAACACAAATGTAGAATTGGTAAAATCTCTGGGAGCCGACCAGGTGATTGATTACACTGCAAAAGATTTTTCTACTACAGACGAGACTTATGATGTTATCTTTGAAGCGGTAAACAAAAGCACATTTTCAGATTGTATCAAATTGTTAAAGAAGGACGGTACCTATATAAATGTCGTTGAACCGTTGCCAAGTGTTCGAATGCTATGGACTAAATTGACAAGTAGTAAGAAACTAATATTAGGTCAAAATGCACCTGAAACTTCCGAAGCATTAGACTTCCTTAAAGAACTTGTTGAGACGGGGAGGATAAAAGCGGTTATTGACAGGTACTATTCGTTTGAAGAGATTGTGGAAGCTCATAGATATGTCGAGCAGGGACACAAGAAGGGAAATGTTGTCATAAATGTGGAGCATAATAACAAATCCTAA
- a CDS encoding histidine--tRNA ligase produces MDVRNVKGTKDYLPAEQLLRNKIKCACEETFERYGCKPLETPTLNMYELMAYKYGGGAEILKEMYTLRDQGNREIALRYDLTIPFAKVVAMNPDIRLPFKRYEIGKVFRDGPIKQGRFREFIQCDVDIVGVESVIAEAELMAMAFDLFKTLNLDVTIQYNNRKLLTGILKSVEIQDEQTNDVILSLDKLEKIGIDGVRKDLQSRGIVNDTIEVVCHTVESCMTLELNEFKQIFSNSLVTEGINELQQLQQYLLALGIQDNTVFNPFLARGLTMYTGTVYEIFLTDGSITSSIGSGGRYDNIIGAFRNDNTSYPTVGISFGLDVIYTALTQKETESTCADIFIIPINTEVECLRITQLLRSKSTFKVELELAGRKLKRSLNYANKENIPYVLIIGDTEISTETIVLRNMKEGTEIKLPLSCIEDGTLKDYFKKSSLLKG; encoded by the coding sequence ATGGATGTAAGAAATGTAAAAGGAACAAAAGATTATTTACCCGCGGAACAGTTGTTACGAAATAAAATTAAATGTGCTTGTGAAGAGACTTTTGAACGATATGGTTGTAAACCGCTTGAAACACCTACATTAAATATGTATGAACTTATGGCTTATAAATATGGAGGCGGTGCTGAAATTTTAAAAGAAATGTACACACTACGTGATCAAGGAAATCGTGAAATCGCTCTTCGGTATGATTTAACGATTCCATTTGCAAAAGTAGTAGCAATGAATCCGGATATCAGGCTGCCTTTTAAACGCTATGAAATTGGAAAGGTCTTTCGTGATGGACCAATAAAACAAGGAAGGTTTCGTGAATTTATTCAATGCGACGTTGATATAGTCGGCGTAGAATCTGTTATTGCTGAAGCTGAATTAATGGCCATGGCATTTGATCTTTTCAAAACTTTAAACTTAGATGTTACAATTCAATATAATAATCGGAAGTTATTAACAGGTATTCTTAAATCAGTTGAAATTCAAGATGAACAAACAAACGATGTTATTTTATCATTAGATAAACTTGAAAAAATCGGAATTGACGGTGTACGGAAGGATTTACAAAGCCGTGGAATAGTAAATGACACTATAGAGGTTGTTTGTCATACAGTTGAATCTTGTATGACATTAGAACTTAATGAGTTTAAACAAATTTTCTCAAATTCACTTGTTACGGAAGGAATCAATGAACTACAGCAATTACAACAATACCTTCTTGCACTTGGTATCCAAGACAATACTGTTTTCAATCCATTCTTAGCAAGAGGACTTACAATGTATACAGGCACAGTTTATGAAATTTTTTTAACAGATGGAAGCATTACTTCAAGTATTGGTAGTGGCGGACGTTATGATAATATAATTGGAGCCTTTCGTAACGACAATACATCCTATCCAACAGTAGGGATTTCCTTTGGCTTGGATGTTATTTATACAGCTCTTACGCAAAAAGAAACGGAATCTACTTGTGCTGATATTTTCATTATTCCTATTAACACCGAAGTGGAATGTTTACGAATTACACAACTTTTGCGTTCTAAAAGTACCTTCAAAGTTGAGCTGGAACTTGCTGGACGTAAATTAAAACGGTCCCTTAATTACGCAAATAAAGAGAATATCCCTTACGTGCTTATTATCGGTGATACTGAAATCTCTACAGAAACCATTGTTTTACGTAATATGAAGGAAGGTACCGAAATAAAGCTCCCCCTATCTTGCATTGAAGATGGAACTTTAAAGGACTATTTTAAAAAAAGTAGCCTCCTAAAAGGTTAA
- the ybaK gene encoding Cys-tRNA(Pro) deacylase — protein sequence MEYKTNVMRLLDKKKINYKHYSYVDTDAISGIDVALVLGQSPNQVFKTLVTMGKSGQHYVFVVPVNKELDLKKAASSIREKSISMLKSKDLLSLTGYIHGGCSPIGMKKYFPTVIDNSAMELDTMIFSAGKIGYQVELGLDEFKKVIRFELHDIVVE from the coding sequence ATGGAATACAAAACGAATGTAATGCGATTATTAGATAAGAAAAAAATCAATTATAAACATTATAGCTATGTGGATACTGATGCGATTAGTGGAATAGATGTTGCTTTGGTATTAGGACAATCTCCTAATCAAGTATTTAAAACACTAGTCACCATGGGAAAATCAGGGCAGCACTATGTTTTTGTTGTACCTGTCAATAAAGAATTAGATTTGAAAAAAGCAGCTTCTAGCATTCGTGAAAAATCAATAAGCATGCTGAAATCTAAAGATTTACTCTCGCTCACCGGCTATATTCATGGTGGCTGTTCACCGATAGGGATGAAAAAATATTTCCCTACGGTCATTGATAATAGTGCTATGGAGTTGGATACAATGATCTTTAGTGCCGGGAAGATAGGGTATCAAGTTGAACTAGGACTAGATGAATTTAAAAAAGTAATTCGCTTTGAACTACACGATATTGTAGTTGAGTAG
- the rraA gene encoding ribonuclease E activity regulator RraA produces the protein MWRTTDLCDAFEGDVQVCKPIFQSYGKKERFHGKIATVKVKDDNVLVKEALQTLPEGTVLVVDGGSSTNCALLGDNLANIAKERNIAGIIVYGCVRDSKELRNINIGILALGTMPKRSRKEGKGETEIPLQFGEIEWIPNQYVYADEDGIIVCKQPIHSNL, from the coding sequence ATGTGGAGAACGACAGATCTTTGTGATGCTTTTGAAGGAGACGTACAAGTATGTAAGCCTATTTTTCAATCATATGGGAAGAAAGAACGATTTCATGGAAAGATTGCTACGGTTAAAGTGAAAGATGATAATGTATTAGTAAAGGAAGCACTGCAAACTTTACCAGAGGGGACTGTGTTAGTAGTTGATGGAGGTTCTTCTACGAACTGTGCGTTACTTGGAGATAACTTGGCAAACATTGCAAAGGAACGAAATATAGCAGGGATTATTGTATATGGATGTGTTCGTGATTCTAAGGAACTGCGAAACATAAATATTGGTATTTTAGCATTAGGTACAATGCCGAAGAGAAGTAGAAAAGAAGGAAAAGGAGAAACAGAAATTCCTTTGCAATTTGGAGAAATTGAGTGGATTCCTAATCAGTATGTGTATGCTGATGAAGATGGTATTATAGTATGTAAACAACCGATTCATAGTAACCTGTAG
- a CDS encoding DUF4430 domain-containing protein — MAMIKKWLLTLIMAVALVFVSFTNTVHITFAEGKTATLAIIGESQKGVILCPKEVSIEDGETAYSLLQKVMGTKVTAENTKYGMYVKGIDGLMAGDISATSGWAYDVNDQAAMVGADSYKLESGDVVAFRFVVNWDNMSIEKLQQVLDKNGTCKKDSGTAKPEGQKPEEQKPDGQKPEEKKPEEQKPDGQKPEEQKPEEQKPDGQKPEAQKPQEQKPNELKEPIKNELLMKQLDQAIAKTSKKMMEDGIDSDWVAIALARSGNNIPVETKISYLQSLTQKVEKRVERFSATDIARTVLAVSAVNGNPTNVAGKNLVQKLYQSEKLNSVTGYTFALLALDTKKYEVPAGAKWNRAALVKEILNGQHTDGGWTYNVESSKKEASNIDVTGMVLSALAPYQKQPEVKQAVKKAVKYLSNKQLNTGGFEADGQENSNSVAQAIIGLAITGIDPTSEAFTKNNVNAVQNLISYQLANGEFKWLPSDEEGSSMATEQALLALVQYKAFVNGKGSIYDWTNSSTEDDINLVDEPKEPVVDESNVIEKQEVIQKQEKQTNDENSRVVTKDNTVNNEKTAKNRQLPKTGASAWDTAMPVGMGVLCIASAYVLWRRKAA, encoded by the coding sequence ATGGCAATGATAAAAAAATGGCTGCTTACGTTGATAATGGCAGTGGCATTAGTATTTGTTTCATTTACAAATACTGTACATATTACGTTTGCTGAAGGGAAAACAGCAACACTTGCGATCATTGGGGAATCGCAAAAAGGAGTTATTTTATGTCCGAAAGAAGTGTCAATTGAAGATGGGGAAACAGCCTATAGTTTGTTACAAAAAGTTATGGGGACTAAAGTAACAGCTGAGAATACGAAGTATGGTATGTATGTTAAAGGTATTGACGGTTTAATGGCTGGTGATATAAGTGCTACAAGCGGATGGGCATATGATGTAAATGATCAAGCTGCCATGGTAGGGGCAGATAGTTATAAATTAGAATCTGGAGATGTTGTTGCATTTCGTTTTGTTGTAAATTGGGACAATATGAGCATAGAAAAGTTGCAACAAGTACTCGATAAGAATGGAACTTGTAAAAAAGATTCAGGTACAGCAAAACCAGAGGGACAAAAACCAGAAGAACAAAAGCCGGATGGACAAAAGCCTGAGGAGAAAAAACCAGAAGAACAAAAGCCAGATGGACAAAAACCTGAGGAACAAAAACCAGAAGAACAAAAGCCGGATGGACAAAAACCTGAAGCTCAGAAGCCACAAGAACAAAAGCCTAATGAGTTGAAAGAGCCAATCAAAAATGAATTACTAATGAAGCAATTAGATCAAGCGATTGCTAAAACATCAAAAAAAATGATGGAAGATGGAATCGATAGTGATTGGGTAGCAATTGCACTTGCTCGTTCAGGAAATAATATTCCAGTAGAAACAAAGATTAGTTATTTACAATCTTTAACACAAAAAGTGGAAAAACGTGTGGAACGATTTAGCGCTACAGATATAGCAAGGACTGTTTTAGCGGTATCAGCGGTAAATGGAAATCCAACAAATGTTGCAGGAAAGAATTTAGTTCAAAAACTATATCAATCTGAAAAACTAAATTCTGTTACTGGTTATACATTTGCTTTACTTGCACTTGATACAAAAAAATATGAAGTACCGGCTGGAGCAAAGTGGAATCGTGCGGCTTTAGTAAAAGAGATTTTAAATGGACAGCATACAGACGGTGGTTGGACATACAATGTTGAAAGTAGTAAGAAAGAAGCTAGTAATATTGATGTAACGGGTATGGTTTTATCGGCATTAGCGCCATATCAGAAACAACCAGAGGTAAAGCAAGCTGTAAAAAAAGCAGTAAAATATTTATCAAATAAACAATTGAACACTGGCGGATTCGAAGCTGATGGCCAAGAAAATTCTAATAGTGTTGCACAAGCAATTATTGGACTTGCTATTACAGGGATTGATCCAACTAGTGAAGCATTTACTAAAAATAATGTAAACGCAGTTCAAAATTTAATATCATACCAACTTGCAAATGGTGAATTTAAATGGTTGCCAAGCGACGAAGAGGGTAGTAGTATGGCTACTGAACAAGCACTTTTAGCACTTGTTCAATATAAGGCATTTGTAAATGGTAAAGGTTCTATATATGATTGGACAAATTCATCAACTGAAGATGATATAAACTTAGTTGATGAGCCGAAGGAACCTGTAGTGGATGAGAGCAATGTGATTGAAAAGCAAGAAGTCATTCAAAAACAAGAGAAACAAACAAACGATGAGAACTCTCGTGTTGTTACGAAAGATAACACAGTAAATAATGAAAAAACTGCGAAAAATCGTCAGTTACCAAAAACAGGAGCATCTGCTTGGGATACTGCTATGCCAGTAGGAATGGGCGTATTATGTATCGCTTCAGCATATGTTTTATGGAGACGAAAAGCAGCTTAA
- a CDS encoding DUF4430 domain-containing protein, with amino-acid sequence MNMMKWLFSVVLSFGLLVGCSQNESKSEQKAISKTEQKEKLKQEEKKEESKPEEQQESVEKKQQEELQKDNQEQKSQEQPEIKNEEKKEQEPVAQQKQQGQTKAQQEQPEPAKAPEAKEEAKVVNQPKETPKQEQQKDPKAKVVPKPEPQPQPQPEPKPVPKPEEKQVTISVHGDQGYLLGAKKVDMQEGTTVFDVLKNTGLEIDSTGSGNSKYIKGINDLYEFDKGPKSGWKYRVNGTFPNRSAGAYKVKPGDKIEWVYVLN; translated from the coding sequence ATGAATATGATGAAATGGTTATTCTCAGTTGTCCTTTCATTTGGATTGCTTGTTGGATGTAGCCAAAATGAATCGAAATCTGAACAAAAAGCAATTTCAAAAACGGAACAAAAAGAGAAACTGAAACAAGAAGAGAAAAAGGAAGAAAGTAAACCGGAAGAACAGCAAGAATCAGTAGAGAAAAAGCAACAAGAAGAGCTACAAAAGGACAATCAGGAACAAAAATCGCAAGAACAACCTGAAATAAAGAACGAAGAGAAAAAAGAGCAAGAACCAGTTGCTCAGCAAAAACAACAAGGACAAACAAAAGCGCAGCAAGAACAACCTGAGCCAGCGAAAGCGCCAGAAGCAAAAGAAGAGGCTAAAGTAGTAAATCAGCCGAAAGAAACACCGAAGCAGGAACAGCAGAAAGATCCCAAGGCTAAAGTAGTACCAAAGCCAGAACCTCAACCTCAACCTCAACCCGAACCAAAGCCAGTACCAAAACCAGAGGAAAAGCAAGTTACCATTTCTGTACATGGAGATCAGGGGTATTTATTAGGTGCGAAAAAAGTAGATATGCAAGAAGGAACTACAGTTTTTGATGTACTAAAGAATACGGGATTGGAGATTGATTCAACTGGATCTGGAAATAGTAAATATATAAAAGGAATCAATGACTTATATGAATTTGACAAAGGACCGAAAAGTGGATGGAAATACCGTGTCAATGGTACTTTTCCAAACCGAAGTGCAGGTGCATATAAAGTAAAACCAGGAGATAAAATCGAATGGGTATATGTGTTAAATTAG
- a CDS encoding energy-coupling factor transporter transmembrane component T: protein MKIIFSSLHPFVNFFYYIGVMILCTMCLHPLFLMGAIIMIVLLNIMQGNGEKIRTMLPSTFVFFVMVIVLNPLLTHRGATTLFRLGDNRITLEACMYGLIMGLLLLTIMFTFTSYNDMISSHKFLYLFSRISPKVALLTMITVRFVPLFIRRLRQITLVQKTKGVQLDSGSFIGRIKNGMKLLQVLLVCSLEDALQTADSMQARGFGVTKRSTYIRYRMERKDWYILACLVILLLSCFVFNYCGAGKLLIYPRVESLVFQQYDGLLFVLFILFISLPIIMEGREWLWWRMQK from the coding sequence ATGAAAATCATTTTTTCTTCTTTACATCCTTTTGTGAATTTTTTCTATTATATTGGGGTGATGATACTATGTACGATGTGTCTTCACCCTCTTTTTTTAATGGGTGCGATTATTATGATTGTACTGTTAAACATCATGCAAGGAAATGGCGAGAAAATAAGAACAATGTTACCAAGCACATTTGTTTTCTTTGTAATGGTGATTGTGTTAAATCCTTTGCTAACGCATAGGGGAGCGACGACATTGTTTCGTTTAGGGGATAATCGAATTACATTAGAAGCGTGCATGTATGGGTTAATAATGGGATTATTATTACTTACTATTATGTTCACATTTACTTCCTACAATGACATGATTTCAAGTCATAAATTTTTGTATTTATTTTCACGGATTTCACCGAAAGTGGCGCTATTGACAATGATAACAGTGCGTTTTGTTCCTTTATTCATCCGGCGTTTAAGACAAATTACACTTGTTCAAAAAACAAAAGGTGTTCAATTAGATTCAGGCTCATTCATAGGGAGAATCAAAAATGGAATGAAACTCTTGCAGGTGTTGCTTGTTTGTTCTCTAGAAGATGCATTACAAACGGCAGATTCTATGCAAGCGCGTGGATTTGGAGTGACGAAGCGTAGTACGTACATTCGATATCGAATGGAAAGGAAAGATTGGTATATACTTGCCTGTTTAGTGATTTTATTACTAAGCTGTTTTGTGTTTAATTATTGTGGTGCTGGTAAACTATTAATCTATCCAAGGGTGGAATCACTTGTATTTCAGCAATATGATGGACTATTATTCGTGTTATTTATACTGTTTATTAGTTTACCAATCATAATGGAAGGGAGGGAATGGTTATGGTGGCGCATGCAGAAATAA
- a CDS encoding ABC transporter ATP-binding protein — protein sequence MVMVAHAEIKNLAFTYADEKVQALTGVSLAVSQGEFIVLAGGSGCGKTTLLKHFKKELLPIGKRTGSMYYNGTSLLEMPDLLSAQEVGMVFQNPENQLVMDTVIQELAFSLENVGLETSIIQKRIAELISFLGFQDLLHQSVHTLSGGQKQLVNLAAVLVLQPKLLLLDEPTAQLDPIAAKDFLGLLKRINEELGITIIMSEHRLDEVMPLATRVVFMNAGEIIYDGIPQQVISKMWTVEEFRPFIPQIPRLFLEWNVEQIPFTVKGAQTQIHSELPIEHEVPVISQTEKKEVILQVKHISFQYEKNSPFILRDLTLSIEQGKWTALVGKNGTGKSTLLTILAGLNKTRRGKVRWNGTEIHKIDSKERFKRIGFVSQHPYYHFTFETVWDEVFERANELYGDIGKKIAGDMLKRFWLHSIRDRHPHDCSGGEQQLIALCTALLSKPNLLLLDEPTKGLDPEKKEKLGVLFQELQKEGTTIVMATHDIEFAAKYVDHCMMLFDGNVIMDDTPKKFFSDNFFYTTSINRFIRKQLPYALTWEDVYKSCPSDILLS from the coding sequence ATGGTTATGGTGGCGCATGCAGAAATAAAAAACTTAGCATTTACGTATGCTGATGAAAAAGTACAAGCATTAACAGGCGTTTCCTTAGCGGTTTCTCAAGGTGAATTTATTGTGCTCGCTGGTGGTTCAGGATGTGGTAAGACAACACTTTTGAAACATTTTAAGAAAGAGTTACTCCCAATTGGAAAGCGCACAGGTAGTATGTATTATAATGGAACTTCTTTACTGGAGATGCCAGACTTATTGTCAGCACAAGAAGTGGGAATGGTGTTTCAAAATCCAGAAAATCAACTTGTTATGGATACGGTAATTCAAGAATTGGCATTTTCTCTTGAAAATGTTGGTTTAGAGACAAGTATAATTCAAAAGAGAATCGCTGAATTAATTAGTTTTTTAGGTTTTCAAGATTTGTTACACCAGTCTGTTCACACGTTATCGGGAGGACAAAAACAACTTGTTAATTTAGCGGCAGTTCTTGTTTTGCAACCTAAATTGTTACTGCTTGATGAACCGACAGCACAGCTTGATCCAATTGCAGCAAAAGATTTTTTAGGGTTATTGAAACGAATTAACGAAGAACTCGGGATTACAATTATCATGAGTGAACATCGTTTAGACGAAGTAATGCCACTAGCAACTCGAGTTGTGTTTATGAATGCTGGGGAAATTATTTATGATGGAATTCCGCAACAGGTTATATCTAAAATGTGGACAGTAGAAGAATTCCGACCGTTTATTCCTCAAATTCCAAGATTGTTTTTAGAATGGAATGTAGAGCAAATACCCTTTACGGTAAAGGGAGCACAAACACAAATTCATTCCGAGTTACCTATCGAACATGAAGTGCCAGTTATATCGCAAACAGAAAAAAAAGAAGTGATTTTACAAGTAAAACATATATCCTTTCAATATGAAAAAAATAGCCCTTTTATTTTACGGGACTTAACCTTATCAATTGAACAAGGGAAGTGGACTGCGCTTGTTGGGAAAAATGGTACTGGAAAATCAACACTTTTAACCATCTTGGCAGGATTAAACAAAACTAGAAGAGGAAAAGTACGGTGGAACGGAACGGAGATTCATAAAATTGATTCAAAGGAACGATTTAAAAGAATAGGTTTTGTATCGCAACATCCATATTATCATTTTACATTTGAGACGGTGTGGGATGAAGTTTTTGAAAGAGCAAATGAATTATATGGTGATATAGGGAAAAAAATCGCAGGAGATATGTTGAAAAGATTTTGGCTTCATTCTATTCGAGATCGTCATCCACATGATTGTAGTGGGGGAGAACAACAGTTAATCGCACTATGTACGGCTTTATTATCGAAGCCAAATTTATTATTACTAGACGAACCGACAAAAGGGCTTGATCCAGAAAAAAAAGAAAAATTAGGTGTGCTGTTTCAAGAGTTACAAAAAGAAGGAACAACAATTGTGATGGCAACACATGACATTGAATTTGCAGCTAAATATGTTGATCATTGTATGATGTTATTTGATGGGAACGTAATTATGGATGATACACCAAAGAAATTCTTTAGTGATAATTTCTTTTATACAACATCTATTAATCGTTTTATTCGCAAGCAATTACCTTATGCATTAACGTGGGAGGATGTGTACAAATCGTGTCCAAGCGATATTTTGCTCTCATAA
- a CDS encoding ECF transporter S component: MSKRYFALIMLSFIIVISTLLFTSFVTDKYYIWCSLFLLSIIMLPFYIRFERKAFVSREIVIVAVLAAIAAVSRVPFSIMPSVQPTSFVIIVSAIVFGSETGFMIGATAALVSNIFLGQGPWTPWQMFSWGMIGFIAGLLRNTFIMRKLWGRVIYGFIAGFVFGWIMNLWGILGFLEGLTWKDFIAYYAASFYFDLAHALSNVIFLVLFSSSWIRIITRFKKKYGILDDDKELLSQVNKA; the protein is encoded by the coding sequence GTGTCCAAGCGATATTTTGCTCTCATAATGCTTAGTTTCATTATTGTAATAAGTACGCTTCTCTTTACTTCTTTTGTAACAGATAAATATTATATTTGGTGTAGTTTATTTTTATTATCCATTATCATGTTACCTTTTTATATACGATTTGAGAGGAAAGCATTTGTTTCACGTGAAATAGTCATTGTAGCTGTTTTAGCAGCAATAGCAGCAGTTAGTCGTGTACCGTTTTCCATTATGCCGAGTGTACAACCAACATCTTTTGTTATTATTGTATCTGCAATTGTTTTTGGAAGTGAAACAGGCTTTATGATTGGGGCAACGGCAGCACTTGTATCTAATATATTTTTAGGACAGGGGCCTTGGACACCGTGGCAAATGTTTTCTTGGGGAATGATAGGCTTTATAGCTGGTTTACTTCGAAATACATTTATAATGAGAAAGTTATGGGGGAGAGTCATCTATGGGTTCATAGCCGGCTTTGTTTTTGGCTGGATTATGAACTTGTGGGGGATACTTGGCTTTTTAGAAGGATTAACATGGAAAGACTTTATTGCATACTACGCTGCAAGTTTTTACTTTGATCTAGCTCATGCACTCTCAAATGTAATTTTTCTTGTTTTGTTTAGCTCATCGTGGATTAGAATTATTACAAGGTTTAAAAAGAAATATGGAATTTTAGATGATGATAAAGAGCTATTATCTCAAGTAAACAAAGCATAA
- a CDS encoding YwiC-like family protein has product MKLVVPKQHGAWGMLLIPFILSVILGKATFYHIPLFIAWLFIYLATYPFLMYMKQPRKKAFLHSAIIYFIIACVFGILSLLYEWRILFLAAVMIPLFFVNIYFARQKRERALVNDICAILVFCTGGLISYYFSMKTIDETACWIAATSFLYFLGSTFYVKTMIREKNNPTYRYVSWGYHIFLTVALFVVNPWLSLVFIPSLVRAIILYGKKISILKVGVLEIVNSVYFLIVTAILF; this is encoded by the coding sequence ATGAAGCTAGTTGTTCCAAAGCAGCACGGTGCATGGGGGATGCTGCTGATTCCATTTATACTTAGTGTAATACTTGGTAAAGCTACTTTCTATCATATTCCACTCTTTATCGCTTGGTTATTTATCTATTTAGCAACATATCCATTTTTAATGTACATGAAGCAACCGCGAAAGAAAGCATTTTTACATTCAGCAATTATTTATTTTATTATTGCATGTGTCTTCGGTATACTATCTTTACTATACGAGTGGAGAATTCTTTTCCTCGCAGCTGTTATGATTCCGCTCTTTTTTGTGAATATATATTTTGCTCGTCAAAAAAGGGAACGAGCTTTAGTAAATGATATTTGTGCAATACTTGTTTTCTGCACGGGCGGTTTGATTAGTTATTATTTTTCAATGAAAACAATTGATGAAACAGCATGTTGGATTGCAGCAACTTCTTTTTTATACTTTTTAGGTAGTACATTTTATGTGAAAACAATGATACGTGAAAAGAATAACCCGACATATCGTTATGTATCATGGGGATATCACATTTTCTTAACTGTTGCATTGTTTGTAGTAAACCCATGGCTTTCTCTAGTTTTTATACCTAGTCTAGTTCGAGCAATTATATTATATGGTAAGAAAATATCTATTTTAAAAGTAGGGGTTTTAGAAATCGTTAATTCTGTATATTTTTTAATTGTCACGGCAATACTGTTTTAG
- a CDS encoding NAD(P)H-dependent oxidoreductase, giving the protein MNVLIIYAHPNPSSFNAAILEHVQKGLQKTNHFVTLLDLYKEQFNPVLIFNEDKRRRDLAYEEETEKYRRLIKETDFFIFIYLIWWWGMPAILKGFIDRVFVTGFSYKYEGALPKGLLIGKKAWVINTLDSPLWYVALLYRSADWVIMKKGILRFCGIRQIKRSVFQSVKTSKAIKREKWLLEMQEKAKKL; this is encoded by the coding sequence ATGAATGTACTAATCATATATGCACATCCCAATCCATCTAGTTTCAATGCAGCTATATTAGAACATGTACAAAAAGGACTGCAAAAAACAAATCATTTTGTTACATTGCTTGACCTATATAAAGAACAATTTAACCCAGTACTTATTTTTAATGAAGATAAGAGAAGACGTGATTTAGCATATGAAGAAGAGACAGAAAAATACAGAAGATTGATCAAAGAGACAGATTTTTTTATTTTTATTTATCTAATATGGTGGTGGGGAATGCCAGCTATTTTGAAAGGGTTTATTGATCGCGTTTTTGTTACAGGATTTTCTTATAAATATGAAGGGGCGTTACCAAAAGGATTACTCATAGGAAAAAAAGCATGGGTTATTAATACTTTAGATTCGCCGTTATGGTACGTGGCACTCTTATATCGCTCTGCTGATTGGGTGATTATGAAAAAGGGGATTTTACGATTTTGTGGTATACGCCAAATAAAACGTTCAGTCTTTCAATCTGTAAAAACAAGTAAAGCGATAAAACGGGAAAAGTGGCTGCTAGAAATGCAAGAAAAGGCTAAAAAATTATGA